AGGCTGGTTTAACTATTCAGATGAAAAAATCATAAAAAATGTGGAACTGGCCCTAGCAAATGGCTTCACCGCCATGAAGCTGAAAGTAGGTGCAAAAAACCCCAGTCATGACATCCGTAGAGCTGAATTGGTCAGAAAAATAGCCGGAGATCAGGCCACCATTATGTTCGACGCCAATCAACAGTGGAACCTTCCACAGGCTATAGACATCTGCAAGGAACTCAAAAACCTGAATCCATTTTGGGTAGAGGAACCCACCCACCCGGATGATGTTTTTGCACACATGCAACTGGCCAAAACAGTAGATATACCTATAGCTCTGGGCGAGCATGTGCCGAATAAAGTGATTTTCAAAAATTTCATTCAGTCCGGCTGCATGTCCTTCAACCAGGTAGATGCAGTGCGTGTAGGCGGTGTTTCAGAGTTTATTTTGATCAGCTTACTCTCCAGGAAATTCAAAATACCGGTTGTCCCACATGTAGGGGACATGGGGCAGATTCATCAGCATTTGGTCCTGTTCAATCATATTAGCTTAGGACATCCTGCTTTGCTACTGGAATACATTCCTCACTTAAAAGAGCATTTCCAATCTCCCGCTTTGGTAAAAGACGGAAAATACCTCACTCCAATGGAGCCGGGCATGAGTGCAGATCTTTTGAAACACGAATATTCCTTTTAAAGGAACATGATTCTCCGCAATGATGCCAG
This genomic window from Algoriphagus sp. TR-M9 contains:
- a CDS encoding enolase C-terminal domain-like protein → MKKPIVIKRCQADDMRFELQDGAGSDAIHVNPVYAYAVCKLETDSKHEGVGLAFTLGAGNKMVCQAIEYLSKHIVGKEIYELMADFGTTYKQMADDPSLRWLGPHKGVVQLALAAVVNACYDLWAKAEGVPLWKLLIDLPAEQLVNTLDFSYYEDVLTKQQAVDLINEQKTGRKERESILSDGYPGYDTSVGWFNYSDEKIIKNVELALANGFTAMKLKVGAKNPSHDIRRAELVRKIAGDQATIMFDANQQWNLPQAIDICKELKNLNPFWVEEPTHPDDVFAHMQLAKTVDIPIALGEHVPNKVIFKNFIQSGCMSFNQVDAVRVGGVSEFILISLLSRKFKIPVVPHVGDMGQIHQHLVLFNHISLGHPALLLEYIPHLKEHFQSPALVKDGKYLTPMEPGMSADLLKHEYSF